Proteins from a genomic interval of Pseudobdellovibrionaceae bacterium:
- a CDS encoding agmatine deiminase family protein, with amino-acid sequence MAYGYAGCWAAVILLVTGLAQAKPVPQKSLSPERIQVLKSYHQKLNASPLLRTPIPATTPERPFSELEEAGYLFFSSNMNYNSRIAKHEMAKNLPAGVTLVIFTEPGTDAARIRREYQGLIEPERLKVVELEDASSGFWTRDGFPVPIWGVDRGMNLVGAKYYHGFEPDEAVSGWFGGRLSEHRYFFEGGNFVTNDQGDCLTIDNELSVDIPDSIFQTMYGCRKLVRFPHEKGIGHADESLKFVTSDTVITDSANYQKTLESHGYKVIRVPRPQRKYETYINSLLVNGTIYVPIFNQKTDDEALKVYRDAGFTVIPIETIQLANNGLGSIHCITMTYPPAPFEMLLKRLGAREL; translated from the coding sequence ATGGCATACGGATATGCTGGATGTTGGGCCGCAGTGATTTTGCTCGTGACGGGTCTTGCGCAAGCGAAGCCGGTTCCGCAAAAAAGCTTAAGTCCTGAGCGCATTCAAGTTCTGAAGTCCTATCACCAAAAACTGAACGCTTCGCCGCTTTTGCGGACGCCGATCCCGGCGACCACGCCCGAGCGCCCCTTCTCTGAACTGGAGGAAGCGGGTTACCTGTTCTTCAGCTCGAACATGAACTACAACTCGCGGATCGCGAAACACGAAATGGCGAAGAATCTTCCCGCCGGCGTGACGCTCGTCATTTTCACCGAGCCCGGAACGGATGCCGCGCGCATTCGCCGTGAGTATCAAGGTCTGATCGAACCCGAGCGCCTGAAAGTCGTGGAACTCGAAGACGCCTCCAGCGGTTTCTGGACCCGCGACGGTTTCCCCGTGCCGATCTGGGGCGTGGATCGCGGCATGAACCTGGTGGGCGCGAAGTACTACCACGGTTTCGAGCCGGACGAAGCGGTCAGCGGTTGGTTCGGTGGACGTCTTTCGGAGCATCGCTATTTCTTCGAGGGCGGAAACTTCGTGACGAACGATCAAGGCGACTGCCTGACGATCGATAACGAGCTTTCGGTCGATATTCCCGACAGCATTTTCCAAACCATGTATGGTTGCCGCAAGCTGGTGCGCTTCCCGCACGAAAAAGGGATCGGTCACGCCGATGAATCGCTGAAGTTCGTCACCAGCGACACGGTCATCACCGACAGCGCCAACTATCAAAAGACGCTCGAAAGCCACGGCTACAAAGTGATCCGCGTTCCGCGCCCGCAGCGCAAGTACGAAACCTACATCAATTCGCTGCTCGTGAACGGGACGATTTACGTGCCGATCTTCAATCAGAAAACCGATGACGAGGCGCTCAAGGTCTACCGCGACGCGGGCTTCACGGTGATCCCGATCGAAACCATTCAGCTGGCGAACAACGGTCTGGGCAGCATCCACTGCATCACCATGACTTACCCGCCGGCGCCGTTCGAGATGCTGTTGAAACGTCTGGGCGCGCGCGAGCTCTAA
- a CDS encoding DUF4010 domain-containing protein, translating to MENSDTTKSNWIKTSLILGTTAALALVLPDEPVDPWQILDLKKVMYVIFALAFLQTLAGVVVDKLGSKAGIVLLGFLAGLVSSTATTATVARQSRDSKDEDTNAETVVLLSATLAMLCEAAVVLTISLRPPKPLLYLMFLAPILVCLGLTLTLTRRVRHMPEQLQPQGLQLKPLLKLAAFIIGILALSKFLRGSLGDAGLMFLTFGVSLFEIHGSIIANIQLANAKVIEHSTLIGLFSLSVAASFVSKMGLITILGSRALKVRIAWITLIMIVTQALSWALVRGLL from the coding sequence GTGGAAAATTCGGACACGACGAAATCGAACTGGATCAAGACTTCACTCATTCTGGGAACGACCGCGGCCCTCGCGTTGGTTCTGCCCGATGAGCCCGTCGACCCCTGGCAAATCCTCGACCTCAAAAAAGTCATGTACGTGATCTTCGCGCTCGCGTTTTTGCAGACTTTGGCGGGCGTGGTTGTGGACAAACTGGGCTCGAAGGCGGGAATCGTCCTGTTGGGATTTTTGGCGGGTTTGGTCTCGAGCACGGCGACGACCGCGACCGTCGCGCGCCAGAGCCGGGATTCCAAAGACGAGGACACCAACGCCGAAACCGTCGTGCTGCTCAGCGCGACGCTCGCCATGTTGTGTGAGGCGGCGGTCGTACTGACCATCTCGCTCAGGCCACCCAAGCCCCTCCTTTACCTGATGTTTCTGGCACCGATTCTGGTTTGTTTGGGGCTGACGTTGACGCTCACCCGGCGGGTACGTCACATGCCCGAGCAGCTCCAACCGCAGGGGCTTCAGCTCAAACCTCTTTTGAAATTGGCCGCATTTATCATCGGGATTCTGGCGCTCTCGAAGTTCCTGCGGGGCAGCCTGGGTGACGCGGGACTGATGTTCTTAACTTTTGGCGTTTCGCTTTTTGAAATTCACGGTTCGATCATCGCGAACATCCAGCTCGCCAACGCCAAGGTCATCGAGCACTCCACGTTGATCGGGCTGTTCTCTTTGAGCGTCGCGGCTTCTTTCGTTTCGAAGATGGGCCTGATCACGATCTTGGGCTCACGCGCCCTCAAGGTGCGCATCGCCTGGATCACGTTGATCATGATCGTGACCCAGGCCTTGAGTTGGGCGCTCGTCCGCGGGCTGCTTTAA
- a CDS encoding DNA-3-methyladenine glycosylase 2 family protein yields the protein MAQRQTPQRQIPLSGRRPTPAEAAAIRRRDPRFDGRLFMAVRTTGIYCRSICPAQPLMKNIEIFDMSSKAEAAGYRPCQRCRPEAAPASPAWLGTSALVQRALRAIHDPLRLLESEEDFAEGFGVSARHLRRLFEKELGQSPKKIMRDQRLNFARKLVRETELPMTEVCLAAGFGSLRRFNDAFLERFKESPRTHRGQPKSEAGAFVLKLAYRPPFDWAHALGYFRHHQIPGVEFIDDVTYARAFAQGWFQVSNLAAENALALKVWTDDPTPLFALAQKVRRMFDLDSDPLWIEAHFHQDPTLGPLVRKAPGLRVTRAFSAHEAMIGTVLGQLVSVAFARELMGDLVREYGTPVEGHPEARRFPSPEILQRAKMNRLRTTAKRKSAIREIAGLIARGDLLIEEGADFAGFKNRLRQISGIGEWSAEYMALRALGDPDAFPGTDLILKRALERHPGLETEKLRPWRAYAAIHLWHLYAQTLSQTGKRKR from the coding sequence GTGGCCCAAAGACAGACTCCGCAACGTCAAATCCCCCTCTCCGGACGACGCCCGACCCCGGCGGAGGCCGCCGCCATCCGTCGGCGCGATCCGCGATTTGACGGACGTCTTTTTATGGCGGTGAGAACCACCGGCATCTATTGCCGTTCCATTTGTCCCGCCCAGCCCTTGATGAAAAACATCGAGATTTTCGATATGTCCTCCAAGGCCGAGGCCGCCGGTTACCGACCCTGCCAACGCTGCCGTCCCGAAGCCGCCCCCGCTTCGCCCGCTTGGCTTGGCACTTCGGCCCTCGTGCAACGCGCGTTGCGCGCGATTCACGATCCCCTCCGCCTCCTGGAAAGCGAAGAGGACTTCGCCGAAGGCTTCGGCGTCTCGGCCCGACACCTGCGTCGACTCTTCGAGAAAGAGCTGGGACAAAGCCCGAAAAAAATCATGCGCGACCAACGTTTGAACTTCGCGCGCAAGCTCGTTCGCGAAACCGAACTTCCCATGACGGAGGTCTGCTTGGCCGCGGGCTTCGGCTCGCTTCGACGTTTCAACGACGCCTTCCTTGAAAGATTCAAAGAGTCGCCGCGCACGCACCGGGGCCAACCGAAATCCGAGGCGGGCGCCTTCGTTTTGAAACTCGCTTACCGTCCCCCTTTCGACTGGGCGCACGCCCTGGGATATTTCCGCCACCATCAGATCCCCGGAGTCGAGTTCATCGACGACGTCACCTACGCCCGCGCGTTCGCCCAGGGTTGGTTTCAGGTCAGCAACCTGGCCGCCGAGAACGCGCTCGCCTTGAAAGTTTGGACGGACGACCCCACGCCCCTTTTCGCGCTGGCGCAAAAGGTCCGGCGGATGTTCGATCTGGATTCCGATCCCTTGTGGATCGAAGCGCATTTTCATCAAGACCCGACGCTGGGCCCCTTGGTCCGCAAAGCCCCGGGCCTGCGGGTAACCCGCGCGTTCTCGGCCCACGAGGCGATGATCGGCACCGTGCTGGGGCAGCTCGTTTCGGTCGCCTTCGCGCGCGAACTCATGGGGGATCTCGTGCGCGAGTACGGCACGCCGGTCGAAGGACATCCCGAAGCGCGACGCTTTCCGTCGCCCGAAATCCTGCAACGCGCGAAGATGAACCGCCTCCGCACGACCGCCAAACGCAAAAGCGCGATCCGCGAAATCGCGGGCCTCATCGCCCGTGGTGATTTGTTGATTGAAGAAGGCGCGGATTTCGCCGGATTCAAAAATCGATTGCGCCAGATCTCGGGCATCGGCGAGTGGTCCGCGGAATACATGGCGCTGCGGGCGTTAGGTGATCCCGATGCCTTTCCCGGTACGGATTTGATTTTGAAGCGCGCCCTTGAGCGACATCCCGGACTCGAAACCGAAAAGTTACGGCCTTGGCGCGCCTACGCCGCCATTCACCTGTGGCATCTTTACGCCCAAACGCTCTCTCAAACCGGAAAGAGGAAACGCTGA
- a CDS encoding methylated-DNA--[protein]-cysteine S-methyltransferase: MELHISTLQSPVGPLRLVASPQGLVAVLWPEDREGRVRFASEPLPGHDANPHLRQAAAELREYFAGRRRSFGVALDPHGTEFQKSVWRALATIPFGETRSYAEIARQIKKPTASRAVGAANGRNPLSIIVPCHRVIGSNGALTGFAGGISAKEYLLRLEGREP, translated from the coding sequence ATGGAACTGCATATTTCGACCCTGCAAAGTCCGGTCGGTCCCCTTCGTCTGGTGGCCAGCCCCCAAGGTCTGGTCGCGGTGCTTTGGCCCGAGGATCGCGAAGGCCGCGTGCGCTTCGCGAGCGAGCCGCTCCCCGGGCACGATGCCAATCCCCACTTGCGCCAGGCGGCCGCAGAGCTGCGCGAGTACTTCGCCGGACGACGCCGGTCCTTCGGCGTCGCCCTCGATCCCCACGGCACCGAGTTTCAAAAATCGGTCTGGCGGGCGCTCGCGACCATCCCGTTCGGGGAAACCCGCAGCTACGCCGAAATCGCGCGCCAAATAAAAAAACCCACCGCTTCACGGGCGGTGGGTGCGGCCAACGGTCGAAATCCCTTATCGATCATCGTCCCCTGTCACCGCGTGATCGGCTCCAACGGGGCGCTGACGGGATTCGCCGGCGGAATATCGGCGAAGGAGTACCTCCTTCGCCTTGAGGGTCGTGAGCCTTAG
- a CDS encoding Hsp20/alpha crystallin family protein has translation MMVPYVTRRALASDLFTQMNREFDRLFEDFVPAQREAWENREALANAHTHEDEKFFLVSVDMPGMKREDIKIEVLDHILTVTGERKERSPARQYILKRSFSLPREVNAESVEANYEDGVLKLYLPKVEAPQARQIEVKAGQTGVWEQLAATPQAQTKAPTEGSQH, from the coding sequence ATGATGGTTCCCTACGTCACCCGCCGCGCATTGGCGAGTGATCTCTTCACTCAGATGAATCGTGAATTCGATCGCCTGTTCGAAGATTTCGTTCCCGCCCAACGCGAAGCTTGGGAAAATCGCGAGGCCTTGGCGAACGCGCATACCCACGAAGACGAAAAGTTCTTCCTGGTCAGTGTCGATATGCCGGGCATGAAACGCGAAGATATCAAAATTGAAGTTCTCGATCACATTCTGACCGTGACCGGTGAGCGTAAAGAGCGCAGCCCGGCCCGTCAGTACATCCTCAAGCGCAGCTTTTCGCTGCCGCGTGAGGTGAACGCCGAAAGCGTCGAGGCGAATTACGAAGACGGAGTTTTGAAACTCTATCTGCCGAAAGTCGAAGCGCCGCAGGCCCGTCAAATCGAAGTCAAAGCCGGTCAAACCGGTGTCTGGGAGCAACTTGCGGCCACCCCTCAAGCCCAAACGAAGGCTCCCACTGAAGGCTCCCAGCACTAA